From the Diospyros lotus cultivar Yz01 chromosome 13, ASM1463336v1, whole genome shotgun sequence genome, one window contains:
- the LOC127788939 gene encoding non-specific lipid-transfer protein 1-like, with protein MALIHAKTGWVAALCLSMVAVLVLVVPPLAEAAISCGQVRSALAPCIGYLENGGEPTGSCCSGVAALNNAAQTTPDRQQACKCLQEAAASMPSIKENFAAALPGKCGVSIPYNISSSTNCADVE; from the exons ATGGCACTTATCCATGCAAAGACTGGGTGGGTGGCGGCCCTGTGCCTGTCCATGGTTGCCGTGCTGGTGCTGGTTGTGCCGCCCCTTGCCGAGGCCGCCATATCATGCGGCCAGGTGAGGTCGGCCTTGGCGCCGTGCATCGGGTACCTGGAGAATGGTGGCGAACCCACCGGAAGCTGCTGCAGCGGCGTCGCCGCCCTCAACAACGCCGCCCAGACCACGCCCGACCGCCAGCAAGCCTGCAAGTGCTTGCAGGAGGCCGCCGCCTCCATGCCCTCCATCAAGGAGAACTTCGCCGCCGCCCTCCCGGGTAAATGTGGCGTCAGCATTCCTTACAACATCAGCAGCTCCACCAACTGCGCCGA TGTGGAGTGA
- the LOC127787899 gene encoding non-specific lipid-transfer protein 1-like, translating into MALIHAKAGWVAALCLSMAAALVLVAPPLAEAAISCGQVRSTLAPCISYLENGGAPTGKCCSGVAALNNAAKTTPDRQQACKCLQQAAVSIPAIKENFAAALPGKCGVSIPYKISRSTNCAAVK; encoded by the exons ATGGCACTTATTCATGCAAAGGCTGGGTGGGTGGCGGCCCTGTGCCTGTCCATGGCTGCCGCGCTGGTGCTGGTTGCGCCGCCCCTTGCCGAGGCCGCCATATCATGCGGCCAGGTGAGGTCGACCTTGGCGCCGTGCATTTCGTACCTGGAGAACGGTGGCGCACCCACCGGAAAATGCTGCAGCGGCGTCGCCGCCCTCAACAACGCCGCCAAGACCACGCCCGACCGCCAGCAAGCCTGCAAGTGCTTGCAGCAGGCCGCCGTCTCCATCCCCGCCATCAAGGAGAACTTCGCCGCCGCCCTCCCCGGTAAATGTGGCGTCAGCATTCCTTACAAGATCAGCCGCTCCACCAACTGCGCCGC TGTGAAGTGA